The following is a genomic window from Bacillota bacterium.
TTCAGGCGGTGCTCCCGCACGGCCTCGATGATTTTGTTCTGGCCCGGTTCGGAGCACATGTACTTTTCGTCCACGCTCATGACCACTCCCGGCAGCCGGGCGGCCTCGGCCGCCAGCCCGGGACAGTCCACGACCCCGCCGATGTTCGAACCGCACCAGCATACAAACACGCCTGTTCTAGCCATTGCCTACACTCCCACGGGTTGGGTTCTAAAACGCGAATTTTACGAAATGCTTGTCCAGGCCCAGTTCCCGGCCGGACAGCCCGAAGGCCGACCCCAGCAACTGGGTGAAGTAGAGCACCGGCAGGCCAAAGTCCGTGCCGAAAGCCCGGTTCACGTGTTCCTGACGGGCGTCGAGGTTGTTTTGGCAGAGGGGGCAGGCGCACACCAGGCAGTCCGCCCCGGCGCGCCGCGCCACCTCCAGGATGTCGCGGACCAGTTTAAGCGTCACCGGTTCGTTCGCCACCCCGTGGGCCGCCCCGCAGCACTCGGTCTTGTAGCCCCAGGGCAGCGACTCCGCTCCGGCCAGGCGGACCAGGTCGTCCATGGACCGCGGGTCTTCGGGGTCGTCAAATCCCGTGACGGCCGGCGGCCGGACGAGCAGGCAGCCGTAGTAGCAGGCCGCCTTCAGCCCGTCAAGGGGCCGCGTGACCTGTGCTTTCAGGTGCTCGGCATCGAGGCCCCCCAGCACCTCGAGCAGGGACCGTACACCCGTCCGCCCCGCATAGTCCCGGGCGGTGACCCGCGCCACCCGCTCCCGCAGTCCGGGATCCTCCCCCAGTTCCTTGCGCGCCACCGCCAGCCGCTGGTAGCAGGCGGCGCACGGCACGACGATGTCCCCGGCACCCTGCGCTTCGGCCAACGCCAGGTTGCGCGCCGCCAGGGACACGGCCAAGAGATGACTGGTGCTATGGGCCGAGGACGCCCCACAGCAGTTCCAGTCCGGAATTTCGGCCAGCCCGATCCCCAGCCGGGCGCACACCGCCCGGGCCGAAAGGTCAAACTCCCGGCCGGTGGCGTGCAGGGAGCAGCCCGCATAGTAAGCGTAGTTCATTGGCCGCTTGTCAATCGGCCCAAGCGGGCCAAGCCCCTTCGGGAGCAATCCGCATAGTAATAGTAAGCGTAGTTCATTGGCCGTCCTCCATGCGCTTGACTTCGGCGAAGATGCGGGCCACCTCCGTCGCCCCCCTGATCCGGGAGGGACGGAACTTGAGCCGTCCCCGGACCAGCAGGCCGCGGGCCAAATCACTGTCCTTGAACGGTTTTCCGGACCTCAAGTTATGCTGCAGGCCGATGCCCAGCTCGTGGGCCCGGCCGTGACGGCGCACCGAATCCAGGAAGATCCGGTTGAAAAGCGCGGTGCCGGCCCCTTTCCGGGTCCGCCCCTCGCGCCGGGCCATGATCCGCAAGGCGTCCATCAGCGCGGCCAGGTCGACGTTTTTCGGGCACCGGGTGCTGCACGTCGCACAGGTCGAACAAAGCCAGACCGCCTTGTTGTCCAGCGCCTCCTCCCGCAGTCCCAATTGAACCAGGCGGATTACCTGGTGGGGCATCAGGTCCATGGAAAAGGCAAGTGGACAACCGGCCGTGCACTTGCCACACTGGTAGCAATGCGTGAGCCGCTGCCCGCTTCGCTTCTCCACTTCTTCGACAAAATGGGCGCCGTCCGCCGCCGCCCGGGAAAGATTCAACACCAGCGCCGTTTCCTCCGCCTCTTTAGAAAGCAAAAAAAATAACAATCCGGTTTTCGATTACTTCTCCGGGAGGTGCTGAAACTCCTCTTAAAAAAATTCCGGGGCCGTTTTTTCAATCCCCCTTGCCCCGGCTACCGCCGACTGGTATAATGCAGTCAGAACCCATATGACCCGTGAGCAGGGTCGGGGGAGGCTCTCCGGTGGATGCGGGAGCGTTAAACCCCCCACACAGCGCAAATCCACCTTGTGCTGGCTCCGTGGTAAGGCTGGGGAACACGTGAAAGAGCCCCCAGCGGAAGAACTAATACCCCGCAGACCAAAGCGGGTTTTTTATTTTCGCCCGCTGCCGGCAAGTGAAAACTCCTACTTGATGATCTTCGACAGGATCGACTTCAGGAAACCCGGGAGACGAATGAAGTAAACGCGCAAGACCTTCCCCTCCTCCAGTCGTTATGGAGTATTCTATGGCTTTGGGGAGGCAAACGTGCCGTCAAAAAGAAACTCGGCCGCCGCTTCCAGCCCTGCCTCCAGGGACCCGTAAACCGGTACCGCCGGCAGGGACTCCAAGAATAGGGCGCCGTATCTTTTGCGCACCAACCGGTTGTCCAGAATGAACACCACGCCGCGGTCCGAGGTCGTGCGGATCAGGCGCCCGAAGCCTTGTTTAAGGCGGAGTACGGCTTGCGGCAAGCACAGGTCGTTGAAGTCACTCCGGCCCCGCCGGCGCACCTCCTCGCGCCGCGCCTGGAGCACCGGCCGGTTCGGCGGCTCAAACGGGAGCTTCACAATCACCAGGCAGGACAGCGCGTCCCCCGGAACGTCCACCCCTTCCCAAAAACTGGCGGCCCCAAAGAGCACCGCCTGGGGCGTGCTGCGGAAATGCTGCAGCAGGCGCGCCCGCCCCCCGTCGAGGCCGTGGCCCAACAGTTCCAAACCCTGCTGTTCCAGGACGGGTTTCAATCTTCTATATGCGGTGCGCAACGCTTTATGTGCGGTAAATAGTGCAAGCGTCCGCCCCTTGGTGATCCCGGCGATCCGGCCGAGAGCGGCGGTGACGGCGTCAAGGTAGGTCCCGTCCCCGTCTCCGGGGTCGGGCAGGTCGGTGACCACGTACAAAAGAGCCTGTTCGGCATAGGTGAAGGGGGAGCCGACGATCAGGCTTTCGCGGAGGTCACGCGGCACAGAAGAAAGGCCCACCCGCTCCTGGAAAAAAGCAAATGACCTTCGGACGGTCAGCGTGGCCGAAGTGAGAACGACCGGCTTGCCGGAGCGGAAGAGGCCGTCGTGAAGGAGCTCTCCCACGTGGACCGGCGCCGCGCGGAGCACGCCCCCCGCGGTGCGCCGCCCCCCGCCCTCCAGCCAGAAAACGTACCCGGGATCGGCGGCCGTACAAACAAAGTCCAGGTCGCCGGCCAGGCGCTTGCCGGCCGCCGACTCCAGGTCAAGCTCCAGCCGCAGTTCTTCCCGCACGGCGGGGACAGAGCCGCCGGACAGCCGTTCAATGGCCCGGGAGAGCCGCTGCAGGTAGGCCTCCAGGCTCCCGGCGAGTTCCAGGTGGCTTCCCGCCGTTTCCGGGCCCGACTGGAGGTCCCCCGGACCGAGGCGCACCACGGCGAAGTCATCGTCCGGGGCTTTTGTACGCAAAAGACGCGCGCCCAGCAGCGCAAAAAAATGCCGTGCCGCCGCCAGCAGCGCTTCCCCGTCGCGGAGAAACTCATCCCGGTTGTCGGGATAATGCCGGCCGATTTTGCCGGTCAGCCGGTTCAGTCCCTCCACCCACCTTTCGAATCCGGCCAGCGATAAGGTGGTCCCCAGTTGCTCGGTGGCCACGTCCTCAAGGTGGTGCGCCTCGTCCAGCACCAGGGCGCCGTATGTGGGCAGCAGCCGGTTTTCCATCCTCAGGTCGGAGAGCAGGAGCGAATGGTTGGTGATCACCAGGTGCGCCCGTTCGGCGGCCCGCCGGGCCCGCTGCAGAAAACAGGCATTGTTGAAGCCGCAGTGCGCATGCGCGCAGCCCCAGTCTCCGGCGGCCACACCGTCCCAGAACCCGCGCTCCCCGGGGCGCAGGCTGAGTTCCGCCCGGTCTCCGGTGCCGGTCAAGGTCAGCCACACCGCGATGCGGGCATACAAAAGACCCTCCTCGGGCTGAAAGCTCTGCCCATCTGCGGCCGCCCCCCAACGCCGCAGGCAAAGATAGTGCCCCCGGCCTTTCAGGAGCGCCGCCTTCAGCGGCGCTTCCAACGCCCGGCGGAGAACCGGCAGGTCTTTTTCCATCAGTTGGTCCTGAAGATTGATGGTGTGCGTCGATACCACCACCCGCCGGCGTGCGTCCAGGGCCCAGAGCGCGGCCGGGACCAGGTAAGCGAACGACTTGCCGGTGCCGGTGCCGGCTTCCACCGTGAGGACGGTCTCTTGCTCCAGGGCCCGTTCCACCGCCAGGGCGACCTGCATTTGGGGCTCCCGGTATTCGAAGCCGGCGAAGTGGCGGGCCAGTACACCGCCGGGACCCAAGACCGCCTCCACGGCCTGCGAGCCGAACTCTACTCCGGCTCCGCCCGCCGGATCCCGGGCGGGCCAATCGCTGACGCCTGCCGCTGTTGCCGCCGCCTGGATTCCGTGGTCCGGAAGGGTTTGGGCCCCCAAACGCACCACGGCGTCCACCAGGGGAAACCAGGGGGAACCCGGCGTTTGGGACAAGATGCGGTGCACAGTGGCCTGGGTGGTGAACTCGAGGCGGCAAAACCTTTCCAGAAGGGCCGCGAACAGCCCGGCCGCCGCCCGGGCGTCCCCGAGGGCGCGGTGGTCCGGCCGCTCGGGCAGGTCCAGGTGCGCACACAAAAATTCCAGGCGGTACGAGGGCAGTCCGGGCAGCACCAGCCGCGCCAGGTCCGCGGTGTCATACGCCCGCGCCGCCCGGTAACCGGCGTGACGGGCCAGGAAGGCCAGGTCGAAGTCCACGTGGTGCCCGGTCACCGGCCCGCTCCCGAGGAAGGCGGTCACCGCCGGGCGCACTTTTGCCCAATCCGGCGCGTCCGCCAGATCGGCGTCGTTCAGGCCGGTCAGGCTCTTGATCCGCGCCGGCAAAGGGCGCGACGGGCGCACCAGGGCGTGGAAAACCGCCCCGGATTTCCCGTCCTCGATGCGCACCATACCGACCTCCACAATCTCGTCCGTCTCAGGATCAAGGCCGGTGGTTTCCAAATCCAACACCACAAACGTGCGGGACACCGTTCACTCCCCTTGCTTTCGAGCTGGCGGCCCGCCCCTTTATTCCCGGCCGCGCATACCTCCGGACTCCGCCTCCGGGCGGGCCTCGCCGGTTGCTGCCGGCTGGTCCGGTTTTTCCGCCTTCGGTGTGCCTTTGGCACCCATTTCGTACCCGGCCAGTTTGGCCGTCAGCTCTTTGATCCGCCGGCCCATCCGGAACTGGCGCGCCATACCCAACACCAAAGCAATGAGGGCCCCCGCGAACACCGATCCGAGAACCACCAGGGAGAGGGAGATCTCCTTTACCCGCCAGAACAGGAACTCAATGGCCACCGGGTCCACGTTCTGCACCGCGAACACCGCCACCAGGAAGGCAAACAGCAATCCAAAAAACAAGAACATCTGCATTGTCCGCCCCTCTCCTTTCAAAAAAGCAGGACGCCAACAATTGCGCCAATGCCGCTGGAAACCCTATAATCTAAAAAACACCCGGAACGCAAAGATACTCAAATTCTACCACAACCGGGGGCGGAGGTGGGTCATGAGTGTGATAAAGGCCGGTATCTGCCAGATGCCGGTAACCATGAACAAGGAGCAAAACCTGGCCCGGGCCCGCGAGATGGCGTCCGAAGCCGCACGGGCCGGAGCCCGGGTGGTGGTGCTGCCCGAAATGTTCAATTGCCCCTACCGGCACGAGTTCTTCACCCGCTTCGCCGAAACATACCCGGACGGGGACACCTACCGGATGCTGGCGGGCACCGCCCGGGACTTGGGCGTGTACCTCATCGGCGGTTCAATTCCGGAAGCGGAAGAGGGACGCACGTACAACACCTGCTTCGTGTACGGCCCCGACGGGCGGATGCTGGGCCGCCAGCGCAAGCTGAACCTGTTCCGCATCGCGACGGAGGAACTGGTTTTTCGCGAATCGGACACCCTGTCCCCCGGAACGGGCCCGCCCGTGGTCTTTGTCACCCCCCTGGTCACCTTCGGCGTGGCCATCTGCTTCGACCTCCGGTTTCCGGAGCTGTTTTCGGACTTGGCGGCCCGCGGTGCGGAGCTGATTGTCGTCCCCGGCGCCTTCAACACCGTCACCGGCCCTCTGCACTGGGAACTGCTGTTGCGCTCCCGCGCCGTCGACAACCAGGTGTTTGTGGCGGGGGCCGGACCAGCCTGGACGAAAGACAGCCCGTACCCGTACCACGGCCACTCCTTGGTCGCGAGCCCCTGGGCCGAGGTGGTCGCCGCCGCCGATGAGCGGGAGAGGGTACTCCTGGCTGAAATAGACCTCGGCCGGGTCGCGGAGGTCCGAAAAAGACTGCCGCTATGCCGGAACGGAAAGTTTTCCATATAAAATTCTACATAAAATGTATGGTCAAAACCATTGCTGGTTATAATTCTACCGGACCCAGTAACAACCTAACTCCTCTCCCTTTCTGCTGTACCGCTTCGGTACAGCGTTTTTTATGCCCATCCAACGACCGTGGATTCGTCCCGCCGGGTTAAAGGCTGCACTTTATACCAGGCTTCTTAAGTCAGTGTCCCGGCCTTTAGCCTAATAACTAACAAGGCCCGGCAGGCCGGGCCTGAACATGCTGTTCTGGGACTCCCGATCCACAGAGGGCGTCAGGAAAGTGAGGTGATGTATTTTTCGGCCCAGATGGCCGCTATCGCTCCGTCACTCACCGCGGTGGCGATCTGCCGGAGCGGGGTGCGGCGCACGTCGCCGACCGCGTAGATCCCAGGCCGCGAGGTGCGCATGTGCCAGTCGGTGATGATAAACCGGCGGTCATCAAGGTCCACGAGCTTCTCAACCAGGTAGCTGTTCGGTTTGATGCCCACGTAGACGAACACCCCGTCCACCTTGAGATTCCACTTTTCACCGGTCTGGACGTTTTCCAGCACGATTCCGTCCACCGCCTTGTCCCCGCTGATGGCCAGCACCTTGGTCTGGGGGACCGTTTCAATTTTCGGGTTTTCTTCAATTCGCCGCTGCCCCACCCGCGAACGCTTGATGCTCTCCCGCGGATGCACCAGGTATACACGGGAGGCGAACCGGGACAGATAGTGCGCCTCCTCAACGGCGGCGTCCCCGCCCCCGACCACGGCCACCGGCTGGTCCCGGAAAAAGGCGCCGTCGCACACCGCGCAATAGGAGACACCGCGTCCCCGCAGGCGGTCCTCGCCCTCCGCCCCAAGGGGGCGCGGTCCGGTGCCGGTGGCGATGACCACCACCCGGGTGGAGACCTCCCCGTCACGGGTGCGCAGGCGGTAGAAGCCGTTGTCCGGCGCAATCTCGTGCACTTCGTTGAACTCTATGGTCAAGCCGACTTGAAGGGCGTGCTCTTCCATCCGCGCGATCAGGTCGGGGCCGCTGATACCGCCCGGAAACCCGGGGTAGTTGTCGACCTTCTCGGCGGAAAGCACACTGCCGCCCAGGGCGCTCCGCTCGTACAGCACCACGTCCAGGCCCGACCGCACGGCGTATATCCCGCAGGTCAGGCCCCCGGGGCCACCGCCGATAATGACCAGGTCTTTCATCAGATTGATCACCTCATAGACTAAAATGATGGTCCGCCGCCCGCCTCCAGTTCCCGGGCCGCGGCCAGCGCCCCGAGTTTTGCATATTCCCGGGAAAGACCCCCCTGCAGGTAGACCGCAAAAGGCGGGCGGAGCGGAGCGTCGGCGGTTAGTTCCAGCGACGCGCCCTGCACGAAGGTGCCGGCGGCCATCACCACCCCGTCCCGGTAGCCGGGCAGGGGCGCCGGTTCGGGCACGGCGTGGGCGTCCACCGGAGAAGCTTTCTGAATCCCCCGGCAAAAGGCAATCACCCGCTCGGCCGTCCCCAGGCGGACGGCCTGCACGATATCGGTGCGCCGGTCCGCAAAGCCGGGCCGGACCTCATAGCCGAGCCGCTCAAACAGGCGGGCGGCGAATACCGCCCCTTTCAGCGCCTCGGCCACGAAATGCGGGGCCAAATACAGGCCCTGGAACAAGAGCCGCAAGTCGCCCAGCGAGGCCCCCACCGCCCGGCCCAGCCCCGGAGCGGTGAGCCTGGCGGCCGCCAGTTCCACACACTCCGCCGAACCGGCCAGGTAGCCGCCGCTCGGCGCCAGCCCGCCGCCGGGGTTCTTGATCAGCGACCCGCATACCAGGTCCGCTCCCACCGCGCACGGTTCCCGCGCTTCGGTGAATTCCCCGTAGCAGTTGTCCACCACCACCCGGACCCGCGGAAACCGCAGTTTCACCGCGCCGATCAGCCGGGCCATCGTATCCAGGTTCAAGGGCGACCGCCACTCATATCCCCCGGACCGTTGCAGGAGCAGCACCCTGGCCCGCGGGCCGAGCGCCGCGACCAACGCCTCCAAATCGGGCTCCCCGTCCGCCTCAAAATCCAACCGGCGGTAACCGACGCCCATTTCCGCCAAGGACCCCGGAGCCTCCCGGACACCGATCACCCGCTCCAGGGTGTCGTACGGTTTGTTCACCGCCACCAGTTCGTCCCCGGGGCGCAAAAGCCCGAACAACCCGACCGCCAGCGCGTGGGTGCCGGATACGATCTGCAGCCGAACCAAGGCCGATTCGGCATCGAAAACCCGCGCAAAGACCTGCTCCAGCACTTCCCGGCCCACGTCGCCGTATCCATAGCCGGTGGTGCCCCGGAAGTGGACTTCGCTCACCCGGTGTTCATGAAAGGCGGCCAGCACCTTCCGGTGGTTAAAGGAAGCCGTCTTTTCAATTTCGCGGCAGACTTCCGCGATTTCCCGTTCGACCTCGTCGGCCAATACCAACAACCGGTCGTTCATCTGCTTCTGGGAGGCCGCTGCAAAACTGCGCCTGGCAAAAGAGAGGTGTGAAGTGAGAGGTTGGAAGTGGGATACTTGAAGGAATTCGCAAAACGAATTCCTTCGAAATTCTCACCTCGCACTTCACACCTCTCACTTCTCAACGAGGGGGCCCCTACGGTCCGACATTTCTCGGTTCGGGTGCCCCGCCGGTGTTCACCGGCCGGGATGGGCTTACCGTAGAAATCGCGTGTTTGTAAACCATCAACTGTTTGCCGTCGCTCTCCAGGATCACGGTGAAGTTGTCGAACCCCCGCACCGTGCCTTTGAGTTGAAAACCATTTACCAAGAAAATGGTGACCGGTATGTTCTCCTTACGCAACTGGTTCAGAAAAGCGTCCTGAAGGTTGATCTGCGTTTTGCTCATCAGGGTGCCTCCATGGTAGATTATCTTAGTTTATCGTTCGCCGGAACCGAGAGTACTCCTGCTCAATAGAGGCAACAATTTCTCGGGCCGCTCCCGCCGGGCCGCCGCATTCCTCCACGTCGAGCCAGCGGATCCGCTCGTCCCTCCGGAACCAGGTGAGCTGGCGCTTGGCGAACCGGCGGGTGTTCCGTTTCAGTATCCGGATTGCCTCCTCAAGGGTCAGTTCCCCGCGCAGATGGGCGGCGATCTCCTTGTACCCCAACCCTTTCATCGCCGTTAGTTCGGGACCGTAACCCTTTGCCAGCAGGGCCTCCACCTCCCGTACCAGCCCCGCCTGAACCATGGCGTCGACTCTCGCCTCGATCCTCCGGTAGAGCCGGGCCCGGTCCATGTTCAGCCCGAACATCACCGGAAGGTATTTGGGCGCCCCGCCCCGCCGGCCCGGATGGCGGCTGAAAGGGATCCCCGACTGGTAATACACCTCCAGGGCCCGGACGATCCGGCGCTGGTCGTTCGGATGCAGCCGCCGGGCGGTAACGGGGTCGACCACCGCCAAGTGGCGGTGCAGGCGCACAGTTCCGTAAAGCTCCGCCGTTTCCTGCAGCCGGTTTCTGAGCCCCCGGTCGGCCTGCACCCCAAACCGGTAGTCCTCGACCACCGACCGGATATAGAACCCCGTACCGCCGACCAGCAACGGGACCCGGTTCCGCCCCAGGATGTCGGCAATCCGCTCCCCGGCCAGTTGCTGGTACCGCACCACGTTGAACTCCTCATCCGGGTCCGCGACGTCGATCAGGTGGTGCGGCACACCGCGCCTCTCGGATGCGGACGGTTTGGCCGTGCCGATATCCATCCCCCGGTAAACCATCATCGAATCGGCCGAGACGATCTCCCCACCGCAAGCCAAGGCGACGTCGATACCGGCCTCGGTTTTTCCCGTAGCCGTGGGTCCGGCGATTATGACCAAGAGGAGCGGCCCGCTCACGGCTCATCCCCGTCCAGCGCGATGATCCCGTAGGCCACGGGCGAATAGCGGCCCCCGGTGATCTGGCGGAAGCCCAGACGCTCAAATTCGGGGCTGCCCGCCCGCTCCTTCAGCACCACCCTGCGGCGCGCGACGCGAACCGCCTCGTCGACCGACTCGGGGTCGAGTGGGCGCGTGTCGGCCAAGGGACGGAGCGATTCCATCGCGCTCGAAGCGTGACGGGGCCTCCGGAACATGGGATCGAAATAGACCACGTCGAAGCTTCGATCCTCAAGAAGCCGCAGGTACTCCCGGTGATCGGCGGTCACGACTTCCACCCGCCGCATCGCCCGGGCCAACGGACCGTCGTGCGGGCCATGCTCCAGACCGTGCCGCACCAGCAGGGCCACCACGGACACCGCTTCCAATCCCACCACGCTTCCCCCGTCGCCCACCACGTGCCCGGCGACCAGGGCGTCGGCTCCCAGGCCCAGCGTACAGTCCAGGACACTGTCTCCGGCCTTGAGCCCCATAGCCTGTATCATCTGGTCAGTTTTCCCAGCCTCTATTCTTCTTATGCGCACCTTGCCCAGCCCGGGGTGGAAGAAGAACTCCCTTCCCGCAAACACCAGTCCCACGCGCCGTCGGGACACCACCACCACCGCCTGCGCCCCGTGTTCCCCGCGCAGGGCCTCCAGGCTTTCACGGCTGCGGGGCACGTACGGCACACCCAACGTCCGGCTTATCTCTTCGGCATCCAGCCGCTCCGCATGACGCGGCCGGGCGGATGTGGTGACCAGGATGTTCACGGCGCCGCTCATTCGCGCCGAAACCGCCGCGCAAGTTCCGAAAAACCAAGCCTGATGAAGGTGGGACGGCCGTGCGGGCACGAGTAAGGTTCGGTACAGCGCCCAAGGTCCGCCAGCAGCGCGGCCGCCTCCGGGCCGGACGGCTTGTCCCCGCCGCGGACCGCCCGGTGGCAGGCCAGGACCGCCGCCACCACCCGGCGGAAAGCATCCGTGTCCACCGGCCGTTCCAGGGCCAGCCGGTCCAGAATGTCGTTGAGCAGGGCGGTTTCCACACCCGGCCGCAGGAAGGAAGGCACCGTCCGGATCACCCAGGCGCCTTCCCCGAACGGGTCGACCTCAAAACCGGCCGGCCGCAGGAAGGAGCCGTACTCTTCAAGGATTTGCGCCTCACGTTCCCGTATTTCCGCCGCCACCGGGACCACAAGCTGCCTCCCGGCGGACTGCTCCAGCGCGCGCAAGTACCGCTCGAACAGGACCCGCTCGTGCGCCGCGTGCTGATCCAAGACGTAAAGGCCGTCGGCCCCTCCGGCCAGGATGTAGGCGGGCGGCAGAAAGCCCAGGGGCTCCAGTTCCGGGAATTCCGGGTAGCCGGTGCTTTCCTCGCGCAGTTGGGCTTCCCTGCTCTGGAGCGTCATCTGCAACGGTATCCGGTACTCGGCCTCCATACCGGAAAAACCGGCGGAGGCCGGCGGTGCGCAACCGCTTCCCCGGACCGGCATTTCCGGACGCAGGGCCTCGCGCACCGCCCGCTGCACCAAAAGATACACGTCCCGGGGCCGACTGAAGCGGACTTCGTGCTTCGCCGGGTGAACGTTGATGTCCACCAGTTCGGGCGCGACCGACAGGTGCAACACCAATACCGCGTGCCGGCCCGCCGGCATCACGCCGTGCAGCGCCTCTTCGGCCGCCGTTCCCAGATAGGCGCTGCGGATGTACCGGCCGTTCACGAAGAACACCTGGTGCCGCCTGCTGCTCCGCGACACCCCGGAACGGCCCACGCAACCCCACACCCCGAGCCCCTGATCCGCAAGCCTTACCGGGACCATCTCCCGGGCCACCGCGGTCCCGAACACCGCGCCGACCGCGTCCAAAAGGTCGCCGGAACCGGAAGTCGCCAGCACCCGGCGGCCGTTCGCGGTCAGGCGGAAAGCAACGTCGGGCCGCGACAGGGCCAGGCGGTCCACCATCTCCGAAATCAGCGCTCCCTCGTGGGCGGCACTCCGGATGAATTTTCTGCGGCCCGGGGTATTGAAGAAAAGATCGCCGACGGTAACCACCGTGCCGGGAGCACCACCGAATACACCGGTGGAAAGCGACCGCCCGCCCTCAGTGGTCAGGACAGTTCCGGCGGGCAGTTCCGCCGGGCGGGTTTGAATCGTCAAGCGGGAAACGGCCGCGATGCTGGGCAGGGCCTCCCCCCGGAAACCCAAAGTCCGGACGGTCTCCAGGTCGGCCGCAGCGCGGATTTTGCTGGTGGCGTGCCGCTGGAGGGCCAGTTCGGCGTCGGCCGGTTCCATCCCGCACCCGTCGTCGGTGACCGTGATCCGCTCCAGGCCGCCGGCGGCGATGTCGATGTGCACCACGCGGGCCCCGGCATCAAGTGCGTTTTCCACCAATTCCTTGACCACCGCCGCCGGCCGCTCCACCACCTCGCCGGCGGCGATCCGGGAGACGGTCTCAACGTCCAAAACCCTAATCCGCGCCAAGCTCTTCACCTACCCTGTAAATAGCCCTCTCCCTCTGGGAGAGGGTAAGGGTGAGGGGTATTCGCGAATCCTTTCCGGCACGCCGCCATCCTCTCCCGCCCGGGAGGCTAAGGGGGACAGTCCCCTTCCGCCGCCGTTTCAGCCGTTCCCCTCGCTTCCCCGGCTCTCTTTTTGCATTCCGGCCGGGGCTAAGGGAGACTGTCCCCCTGGGGCCGCCGGCGCCTGTCCCCTTCCGCGCCCGTCCGCTCCCGCGCCAGTGCCCTTTGCCACTCGTCGAGCTTGCCGAGCGCTTCGAGCGGCGTCATATTCAATACGTCCAGGCGGCGCAGTTCACTCACCACCGGGTGTTCCTTCTGCCGGGGGAACAGTTCGAGTTGCGTCGTCGCGCTCCGTTTCCAGCGCTCGACCGCCTGGCCGTTCTCCAGCCGCTCCAGGACTTCCCGGGCCCGGGCGATTACCGCGGGCGGCAATCCGGCCAAGCGGGCCACCTGAATCCCGTAGCTGCGGTCAGCCTTCCCCGGGACCACCCGGTGCAGGAACACGATCTCGTCGCCATCCTCGGACACGGTCACGGTGTGGTTCATCACCCCCGAAAGCGCGTCCAGGGTGGTCAGTTCGTGGTAGTGTGTGGAAAACAGGGTCTTTGCTCCGACCCGCCGGTGCAGGTATTCAATCAGCGCCCGGGCCAGGCTCATGCCGTCGTAGGTGCTTGTCCCGCGCCCCACCTCGTCCATAACGATCAGGCTCGCCGGGGTGGCCTGCTCCAGGATCGTCCGGCACTCGTTCATTTCGACCATGAACGTGCTCTCCCCGCCCGCCAGGTTGTCGGCCGCCCCCACCCTGGTAAAAATCCGGTCCACCACCCCGATCTCGGCCGCCTCCGCCGGCACAAAGCTGCCCACCTGGGCCATCAAGACGATCAGGGCGACCTGGCGCATGTAGGTGCTCTTTCCGGCCATGTTCGGTCCGGTCAGGATCATGATCCGGCAGTCTCCATCCAGCAGGGCGTCGTTCGGCACGAACCGGCCGGGTCCCAGCACCCGCTCCACCACCGGGTGCCGCCCGCTCTTGATCCGGATCCGGTCCGTACCGTCCACCACCGGCGCGGTGTAGTTCTCCCTCACGGCCGCCTCGGCCAGGGAGGCAAGGGCGTCGACACCGGCCACCGCCCGCGCCGACCGCTGAATCCGGGCCAGTTCGGAGTGCACCCGGTTCCGGAGTTCCCCGAACAGGTGGTACTCCAACTCCACCAGCCGTTCCCGGGCCCCCAGGACCAGGCTTTCGTATTCCTTCAATTCGGGGGTGATGTAGCGCTCCGCATTCACCAGGGTCTGCCGCCGC
Proteins encoded in this region:
- the mutL gene encoding DNA mismatch repair endonuclease MutL, producing MARIRVLDVETVSRIAAGEVVERPAAVVKELVENALDAGARVVHIDIAAGGLERITVTDDGCGMEPADAELALQRHATSKIRAAADLETVRTLGFRGEALPSIAAVSRLTIQTRPAELPAGTVLTTEGGRSLSTGVFGGAPGTVVTVGDLFFNTPGRRKFIRSAAHEGALISEMVDRLALSRPDVAFRLTANGRRVLATSGSGDLLDAVGAVFGTAVAREMVPVRLADQGLGVWGCVGRSGVSRSSRRHQVFFVNGRYIRSAYLGTAAEEALHGVMPAGRHAVLVLHLSVAPELVDINVHPAKHEVRFSRPRDVYLLVQRAVREALRPEMPVRGSGCAPPASAGFSGMEAEYRIPLQMTLQSREAQLREESTGYPEFPELEPLGFLPPAYILAGGADGLYVLDQHAAHERVLFERYLRALEQSAGRQLVVPVAAEIREREAQILEEYGSFLRPAGFEVDPFGEGAWVIRTVPSFLRPGVETALLNDILDRLALERPVDTDAFRRVVAAVLACHRAVRGGDKPSGPEAAALLADLGRCTEPYSCPHGRPTFIRLGFSELARRFRRE